The Fulvivirga ligni genome window below encodes:
- a CDS encoding MFS transporter, with protein sequence MNKSLIPRLSAMMFLQFFIWGTWYVTIGNYMTANNMADLTHWPYTVNPIAAIIAPFFIGMIADRYFATEKVLGILHLLGGVIMFFVPQTTDNPTLFIVLLLAYNMCYMPTLSLSNTLAFHNIQDQEKQFPVIRVFGTIGWIVSGLFISYVLVSFVTDTLPDATPLPMYTTAIASILLGAYSFTLPHTPPPAAGEKTSARNILGIDAFNQLKSKSFIIFIISSFLISIPLAAYYNFAPIFITNVGFEKPAATMSLGQFSEMFFMILIPFFFARLGVKKMLIFGMGSWILRYLFFAFAAPAGAFWMIVVGVLLHGLCYDFFFVTGQIYVDKKSNAAIRGQAQGFLVLVTYGAGMLIGAQIAGILYNSFLGTADALTPEQWKNFWIIPAVFAVAIMAFFGLTFTDKVKNKEV encoded by the coding sequence ATGAACAAATCATTAATTCCGCGCCTGAGCGCCATGATGTTTCTACAGTTTTTTATCTGGGGCACCTGGTACGTGACCATAGGTAACTACATGACAGCCAACAACATGGCTGATCTGACACACTGGCCATACACGGTAAATCCTATTGCTGCCATTATTGCTCCTTTCTTTATAGGAATGATAGCTGACAGATATTTTGCTACTGAAAAAGTATTAGGCATACTACATTTACTAGGTGGTGTAATCATGTTTTTTGTTCCTCAAACTACAGATAACCCTACCCTATTTATAGTTTTGTTATTGGCTTATAATATGTGTTATATGCCTACTTTAAGCTTAAGTAATACCCTGGCATTTCATAATATTCAGGATCAGGAAAAGCAATTTCCAGTAATCCGTGTATTTGGAACTATCGGCTGGATTGTTTCTGGTTTATTTATAAGCTATGTATTGGTATCTTTCGTTACAGATACTCTACCTGATGCTACGCCTCTACCTATGTATACTACCGCCATCGCGAGTATTCTTTTAGGAGCGTACAGCTTTACATTGCCTCATACGCCTCCGCCAGCAGCAGGTGAAAAGACTTCAGCAAGAAATATATTAGGTATTGATGCTTTTAATCAATTGAAGAGTAAATCATTCATAATCTTCATTATAAGCTCGTTTTTGATAAGCATTCCATTGGCAGCATACTATAACTTTGCTCCTATCTTCATTACTAATGTTGGCTTCGAAAAACCAGCGGCTACCATGTCTTTAGGTCAGTTCTCTGAAATGTTCTTCATGATTCTGATACCATTCTTCTTTGCCAGATTAGGCGTAAAGAAAATGCTAATCTTTGGTATGGGTTCATGGATATTAAGGTATTTATTCTTCGCATTTGCTGCTCCAGCGGGAGCATTCTGGATGATAGTTGTTGGCGTACTACTACACGGATTATGCTATGATTTCTTCTTCGTAACAGGGCAGATTTATGTAGATAAAAAATCTAACGCAGCCATCAGAGGGCAGGCTCAAGGTTTTCTGGTATTAGTAACCTATGGAGCAGGAATGCTAATAGGCGCTCAGATAGCAGGAATTTTATATAACAGCTTCCTGGGTACTGCTGATGCACTAACTCCTGAACAATGGAAGAACTTCTGGATTATTCCTGCAGTATTTGCAGTAGCCATTATGGCCTTCTTTGGCTTGACCTTTACAGATAAAGTAAAAAATAAAGAGGTTTAA
- a CDS encoding Gfo/Idh/MocA family protein codes for MNINQRKVRMGMVGGSKDAFIGAVHRNAAALDQEIELVCGAFSSNPEKSKETGQSLYLPEERIYATWEEMITKESKLPEGERMDFVAIVTPNHLHFGPAKKALENGFHVMVDKPLCFTVEEAEELNELVEKTGLVFGLTHTYSGYPMIKEAREYVASGKLGKVRKIYVEYPQGWLSQPLEASDNKQASWRTDPGRSGKSGCIGDIGTHAAHLAEYVSGLPITSLSAQLNIVVPNRRLDDDGAILLKFGGDVTGVLMATQIAAGEENNLKVRVYGEKGGVEWNHADANTLWVKWLDKPAEKLRTGNDYLSKAAKANTRVPAGHPEGYLEAFANIYRNFAMAVRAQVSGNSFDDHTYDFPGVEDGLMGMKFIDRAVESSNEGGKWLEV; via the coding sequence ATGAATATTAACCAACGCAAGGTTAGAATGGGAATGGTGGGAGGTAGTAAAGACGCTTTCATCGGTGCCGTTCATAGAAATGCCGCTGCATTAGATCAAGAAATAGAACTGGTATGTGGAGCCTTTAGTAGCAATCCTGAAAAATCTAAGGAAACCGGCCAGTCATTATACTTACCAGAAGAAAGAATATACGCCACGTGGGAGGAGATGATAACTAAGGAAAGCAAACTTCCTGAAGGTGAAAGAATGGACTTCGTAGCCATAGTTACTCCTAATCATTTACATTTTGGTCCTGCCAAAAAAGCCCTGGAAAATGGCTTTCATGTAATGGTAGATAAGCCCCTTTGCTTTACCGTAGAAGAAGCTGAAGAGCTTAATGAACTGGTAGAAAAGACAGGATTGGTTTTCGGTCTTACTCATACCTATAGCGGTTATCCCATGATTAAAGAAGCTCGTGAATATGTGGCTTCTGGAAAACTCGGAAAAGTGAGAAAGATATATGTGGAATATCCACAAGGATGGCTTTCACAACCTTTAGAGGCATCTGATAATAAACAGGCATCATGGAGAACAGACCCGGGCAGATCAGGTAAAAGTGGATGTATTGGAGATATTGGTACGCATGCTGCTCATTTGGCAGAATACGTATCTGGTTTGCCTATCACCTCACTGAGTGCTCAGCTGAATATTGTGGTTCCTAACCGACGATTAGATGATGATGGTGCCATTTTATTGAAATTTGGTGGCGATGTTACGGGTGTGCTCATGGCTACCCAGATAGCAGCAGGAGAAGAGAATAACCTGAAAGTAAGAGTATATGGTGAGAAGGGTGGTGTAGAATGGAATCATGCTGATGCCAATACGCTGTGGGTCAAATGGTTGGATAAGCCTGCCGAAAAATTGAGAACAGGAAATGATTACTTATCTAAAGCAGCCAAGGCCAATACCAGAGTGCCTGCAGGCCATCCGGAAGGCTATTTAGAAGCCTTTGCTAATATCTACAGAAACTTCGCCATGGCCGTTCGTGCCCAAGTTTCAGGAAACAGTTTCGACGATCATACGTATGATTTCCCAGGGGTTGAAGATGGTCTGATGGGGATGAAGTTCATTGACCGGGCTGTAGAATCTTCCAATGAAGGAGGAAAATGGCTTGAGGTCTAA
- a CDS encoding sugar phosphate isomerase/epimerase family protein: MKTIKGPALFIAQFLDDQAPFNNLRNIAEWAAGLGYKAIQIPTWDARCFDLAKAAESKTYTDEVKGTLKEFGLEVSELSTHLQGQLVAVHPAYDTMFDGFAPKELHGKPAERTEWAVNQLKMAAKASANMGLNAMASFSGALLWHTVYPWPQRPAGLVNTGFSELAKRWTPILNHFDENGVDVCYELHPGEDLHDGITFERFLEATNNHSRAKILYDPSHFVLQQLDYLDFIDIYHEHIKMFHVKDAEFNPSGRSGVYGGYQDWIDRPGRFRSLGDGQVDFKQIFSKLTKYNYDSWAVLEWECCMKHPEDGAREGAQFIKEHIIRVTEKAFDDFAGGEADEASNKKILGI, encoded by the coding sequence ATGAAAACTATCAAAGGCCCAGCCTTATTTATAGCGCAGTTTTTAGATGATCAAGCGCCTTTTAATAACCTTAGAAATATAGCCGAATGGGCAGCAGGTTTGGGGTACAAAGCCATTCAGATTCCCACCTGGGATGCCCGCTGTTTTGATTTGGCCAAAGCCGCCGAAAGTAAAACCTACACAGATGAAGTTAAAGGTACCTTAAAGGAATTCGGCTTAGAAGTATCAGAGCTTTCCACTCATTTACAAGGTCAGCTAGTGGCTGTGCACCCGGCTTATGATACCATGTTCGATGGCTTCGCACCCAAAGAGCTGCATGGAAAGCCCGCGGAGAGAACCGAATGGGCTGTAAACCAATTAAAAATGGCAGCCAAGGCCAGTGCTAATATGGGCTTAAATGCCATGGCATCATTTTCTGGTGCGTTATTATGGCACACGGTTTATCCATGGCCGCAGAGGCCAGCAGGTCTGGTAAATACCGGTTTCAGTGAACTTGCCAAAAGATGGACCCCCATTCTGAATCACTTCGATGAGAATGGTGTAGACGTGTGCTACGAACTCCACCCAGGAGAGGATCTGCACGATGGTATCACCTTCGAGCGATTTCTTGAGGCTACCAACAATCATTCAAGAGCTAAAATCTTATACGATCCAAGTCACTTCGTGCTTCAGCAACTAGACTATCTGGACTTTATTGATATCTATCATGAGCACATAAAAATGTTCCATGTAAAAGATGCAGAATTTAATCCTTCAGGTAGGTCTGGAGTATATGGAGGTTATCAAGACTGGATAGACAGGCCCGGTCGTTTCCGTTCTTTAGGAGATGGGCAGGTAGATTTTAAACAGATCTTTAGCAAGCTGACCAAATACAATTATGATAGCTGGGCCGTGTTGGAGTGGGAGTGTTGCATGAAACATCCTGAAGATGGTGCCCGAGAAGGAGCGCAGTTTATCAAAGAACATATTATAAGAGTAACAGAAAAAGCATTTGACGATTTTGCAGGAGGGGAAGCGGATGAGGCGTCAAACAAAAAAATACTAGGCATTTAA
- a CDS encoding family 16 glycoside hydrolase, with protein MNYKSKLFLLIALWLVIVSCERIEKDTVATQRPHDPWVFRSVLDEQPRIVTVALNKNMYVAYDAREGGIYKAWKGGVNFDGPVYTTKHGPQPTSKGYAYYEHKLTEPNWVIIKDGGATEKPEFQFRGHEFKDDRVYIKYELKDAKGNVIQITESPEYVQDGKKNGLERVFTTANVPDGEKVGLNLSLTSLEKKDDYKTDGKFTEGNQSTQNYENGSTITIDGVLELKSNDKTSLTTFYHPGFDVTNPETAEKPESEVSESVLTLGKQLIEGSDCKTCHNETKKTIGPAYLSVAEKYETSKGTISELADKVIKGGKGVWGEVLMTPHPDLQKADAERMVTYILSLDNEEPEEEAGEEDLMLGVGSVGLALSEENTELDSKDAAVHDGLAALMYIWHDQSLPFDNIEENTSPVLSGVAPVVHFTDKTGLGTRKDRVMVVFHGYVDIPETSNYVFRLVSDDGSQLFVNDKHIIDNGVTHGTQARDGEVYLQKGLNKIKIQFGQGAGDAALSFQWAKHGDDKFSVVPASVLKHKNEMFKKVVPYVDPGKLMKKIPGDQAVLTAVHPAFDLSQARPDDFQPRVGGMDFLSDGRIVVCTWDSVGPVYIIDNVNSGDPSKMTVKKIASGLAEPLGLKVVDDEIYVLQKQELTKLIDHDGDEIIDEYQTVSDDWRVSANFHEFAFGLVYKDGYFYAALATAIMPGGASAKPQIPDRGKVVKISKEDGSLEFIAHGLRTPNGIGIGADGEIFVADNQGDWLPSSKILHVQKGAWFGSRSVDFEGTADLEETLPLVWLPQDEIGNSPSTPSSLNVGPYKNQMIHGEVTHGGVKRVFPELVDGKYQGAVFRFVQGLEAGVNRMVWGPDGDLYIGGIGNPGNWQQNGKFWYGLQRLHYNGNSVFEPLAIRAKSNGIEVEFTEPLAENAGRDVNDYEIKQWYYKPTQDYGGPKLDLEVLKVQSLNISEDRKKVFFELPGMKANHVVHFRIVKPFLSSNNHSLWTTEGWYTMNNIPQDKPGFSNPVKPAANNQLTEKEKEEGWKLLFDGKSTDGWRKFKSDKVPASWKVKNGALVLEKSGDGGDIITNDEYQDFELELEWMISEGGNSGIIYYVKEGDDYGYVWNTGLEMQILDNMRHPDGRFEKHRAGDLYDLIETSFVTVNPPMEWNKVKIISKGGHVEQWQNGYKVVEFDMNSAAYQDLIKNSKFKDMKGFGQAKKGHIALQDHGDKVWFRNIKIKEL; from the coding sequence ATGAATTACAAATCTAAACTATTTCTCCTCATTGCTCTTTGGCTGGTTATAGTCAGCTGTGAGCGTATTGAAAAGGATACAGTGGCCACCCAAAGACCTCATGATCCGTGGGTATTCAGGTCAGTGCTTGATGAGCAACCAAGAATTGTTACTGTAGCACTCAATAAAAATATGTATGTGGCCTATGATGCTCGAGAAGGAGGAATCTACAAAGCCTGGAAAGGTGGAGTGAACTTTGACGGACCTGTTTATACAACCAAGCATGGACCGCAGCCAACCAGCAAGGGATATGCTTACTACGAACATAAGCTTACAGAACCAAACTGGGTAATCATTAAAGATGGTGGTGCCACAGAAAAGCCAGAGTTTCAGTTTAGAGGACATGAGTTCAAGGATGATCGAGTTTACATTAAATATGAATTGAAAGATGCTAAGGGAAATGTAATTCAGATTACTGAAAGCCCTGAGTATGTTCAAGATGGCAAGAAAAATGGACTTGAAAGAGTTTTTACTACCGCTAACGTACCTGATGGTGAAAAGGTAGGCCTGAATCTTAGCCTTACCTCATTAGAGAAAAAAGACGATTACAAAACTGATGGAAAGTTCACGGAAGGAAATCAGTCTACTCAAAACTATGAAAACGGTAGCACCATCACTATTGATGGTGTTTTGGAGTTAAAATCTAACGATAAAACAAGTCTTACCACATTCTATCATCCAGGTTTTGATGTTACTAATCCGGAAACAGCTGAAAAGCCAGAGAGTGAAGTAAGTGAATCTGTTTTAACCTTAGGCAAGCAGCTTATTGAAGGTAGCGACTGTAAAACATGTCATAACGAAACCAAGAAAACAATTGGTCCGGCCTACCTATCAGTGGCTGAAAAATATGAAACCAGCAAAGGAACGATCAGTGAACTAGCGGATAAAGTTATTAAAGGCGGTAAAGGTGTTTGGGGCGAAGTGCTCATGACTCCTCACCCTGACTTACAAAAGGCTGATGCGGAAAGAATGGTTACTTACATTCTTTCTTTAGATAACGAAGAGCCAGAAGAAGAGGCAGGCGAAGAAGACTTGATGTTGGGCGTTGGTTCTGTAGGACTAGCTTTAAGCGAAGAAAATACTGAATTAGACAGCAAAGACGCAGCAGTGCATGATGGTCTTGCTGCATTAATGTATATCTGGCATGATCAAAGTCTTCCTTTTGATAATATTGAAGAAAATACCAGCCCTGTACTTTCAGGCGTGGCTCCTGTAGTTCATTTTACTGATAAAACAGGCTTAGGAACTAGAAAAGACCGTGTTATGGTCGTTTTCCATGGTTATGTAGATATACCTGAAACTTCTAACTATGTTTTTAGATTAGTTTCAGATGATGGGTCTCAGCTATTTGTGAATGATAAGCATATCATAGACAATGGTGTAACACACGGTACCCAGGCCAGAGATGGTGAAGTTTACCTTCAAAAAGGACTTAACAAAATCAAAATACAGTTCGGACAAGGCGCAGGAGATGCTGCACTAAGCTTTCAGTGGGCTAAACATGGTGATGACAAGTTCTCAGTAGTGCCTGCTTCAGTGCTTAAGCATAAGAATGAAATGTTTAAGAAAGTGGTGCCTTATGTAGATCCAGGTAAACTAATGAAGAAAATACCAGGTGATCAGGCAGTACTTACTGCTGTGCACCCGGCGTTTGACCTTTCTCAAGCCAGACCGGATGATTTCCAGCCGAGAGTAGGTGGTATGGACTTCCTTTCTGATGGTAGAATCGTGGTTTGTACCTGGGATTCTGTGGGACCTGTTTACATTATTGACAACGTAAACTCAGGTGACCCTTCTAAAATGACTGTAAAGAAAATCGCATCAGGCCTGGCAGAGCCATTAGGACTGAAAGTTGTAGATGACGAGATTTATGTGCTTCAAAAGCAGGAACTTACAAAATTAATAGATCATGACGGTGATGAGATCATTGATGAGTATCAGACCGTAAGTGATGACTGGCGCGTTTCGGCTAACTTCCATGAGTTTGCCTTCGGACTGGTGTATAAAGATGGTTATTTCTACGCGGCACTAGCCACAGCTATTATGCCTGGTGGTGCCAGTGCTAAACCACAGATTCCGGATAGAGGTAAAGTGGTGAAAATTAGTAAAGAAGATGGTTCTTTAGAGTTTATAGCCCATGGTTTAAGAACACCTAACGGAATTGGTATTGGTGCTGATGGTGAAATATTTGTGGCTGATAATCAAGGAGATTGGTTGCCTTCAAGTAAAATTCTTCACGTGCAAAAAGGTGCCTGGTTTGGTTCCAGATCAGTGGATTTTGAAGGTACGGCTGATTTAGAGGAAACACTTCCATTAGTATGGTTGCCTCAGGATGAAATCGGTAATTCTCCAAGTACACCATCTTCATTGAATGTTGGTCCCTATAAAAATCAAATGATCCATGGTGAAGTTACTCATGGTGGTGTGAAAAGGGTATTCCCAGAATTGGTAGACGGTAAATATCAGGGAGCCGTATTCAGATTTGTTCAAGGATTAGAAGCAGGTGTTAACCGTATGGTTTGGGGACCTGATGGAGACCTTTATATCGGTGGCATTGGTAACCCTGGTAACTGGCAGCAGAACGGTAAGTTCTGGTATGGTTTACAGAGATTACACTACAATGGAAACTCTGTATTTGAGCCATTAGCGATAAGAGCAAAATCTAATGGTATAGAAGTAGAATTTACCGAGCCTTTAGCTGAGAATGCTGGCCGTGATGTAAATGACTATGAAATAAAGCAGTGGTATTATAAGCCTACGCAAGATTACGGTGGGCCTAAGTTGGACTTAGAAGTACTTAAAGTGCAGTCTTTAAATATATCTGAAGATCGTAAGAAAGTATTCTTTGAGTTGCCAGGCATGAAAGCCAATCACGTGGTACATTTCAGAATAGTGAAGCCATTCTTAAGTAGCAATAACCATTCATTATGGACTACAGAAGGTTGGTATACTATGAACAACATTCCTCAGGACAAGCCAGGATTCAGCAACCCTGTAAAACCTGCGGCGAATAATCAACTTACCGAAAAGGAGAAAGAAGAAGGCTGGAAGCTATTATTTGATGGTAAAAGTACTGATGGCTGGAGAAAATTCAAGTCAGATAAAGTACCTGCATCATGGAAAGTGAAAAATGGAGCTCTGGTTCTTGAAAAATCTGGTGATGGCGGAGACATCATTACTAATGATGAATATCAGGATTTTGAATTAGAATTAGAATGGATGATTTCAGAGGGTGGTAATAGTGGTATCATTTACTATGTAAAAGAGGGTGATGATTATGGCTATGTATGGAACACCGGTCTTGAGATGCAAATCCTTGATAATATGAGGCACCCTGATGGAAGATTTGAGAAGCACAGAGCAGGTGATCTTTATGATTTAATAGAAACCAGCTTTGTTACAGTAAATCCTCCAATGGAGTGGAACAAAGTGAAAATCATATCTAAAGGCGGTCACGTAGAGCAATGGCAAAATGGCTATAAAGTGGTTGAGTTTGATATGAACAGCGCGGCCTATCAGGATCTTATCAAAAACAGTAAGTTTAAAGATATGAAAGGCTTTGGGCAGGCTAAAAAAGGACATATAGCCTTGCAGGATCATGGTGATAAAGTGTGGTTTAGAAATATTAAGATAAAAGAACTTTGA
- a CDS encoding ThuA domain-containing protein, which translates to MKTIRSGNWINNSIIMLLLIFSVGCQQEQARKKPAVLIFSKTEGYRHQSIPKGIETIEKLAQSMGYETVATEDAGLIFEDTLKEFSAVVFLSTSGDVLNDVQQVDLQRFIQAGGGFLGVHGASTTEYNWPWYEHLIGGYFKDHPEVQKATVKKVSGQSILPDSIPDQWSVTDEWYNFKSQDSTIKILLTLDESSYKGGSMGKDHPITWYHEYDGGRAFYTALGHTDEEFNNKEFKAILAAGLEYAVGNEKLDYKQVSSPRKPEDNRFSKRVLDFNLYEPTELAVLPDNRVMFVQRRGEVKLYKPGHDGTKQIAKLDVYHENEDGLMGLGVDPNFAKNHWIYMYYSPAGSEAVNRLSRFTMKGDEILFDTEKIMLSIPVQREECCHTGGSIAFGPDGNLFLSTGDNSNPFDSEGFNPIDEREGRSAWDAQKSSANTNDLRGKILRIHPEDDGTYTIPEGNLFPKGTPKTRPEIYVMGNRNPYRIAVDQKNGTLYWGEVGPDAGETDSLRGPRGHDEINRAPKAGFYGWPYFVGDNKPYRHYDFTTQEPNAFFDVNHPVNTSPNNTGLKDLPPAQPALIWYPYAASPEFPIVGSGGRNAMAGTVYYSDLYKDSPYKFPDYYDDKLIIYDWIRNWVLAVTLNEKGEIVSIEQLLTNMKFSNMMDMAFSDDGVMYCLEYGKGWFQQNIDARLCRIDYNAGNRRPIIEVSEGASVGRAPLTVDFSAKESYDPDRDPIKFKWLVNNQKRADGPDFKYTFEEPGEYFVNLIVTDDNGGYSEEKRLVSVGNEPPKVEIDIAGNSSFFWPGRNVKYTVKVSDFEDGSTDNTIASSEVRVRRNYLEKGLDFTEVSQGHQLPATADLGESLISDSDCSSCHKVDGESIGPSFKRVAEKYKEDPGATTYLANKIIKGGGGVWGEQAMSAHPSLDPDDVAKMVKYVMSLSSSKPKEPGLPLVGTFKTSDPKPDNHEAMYILSASYVDKGADVGRLQTVEQVILRDVQMEAGHYSEAHEVSEFSQSNGNVIISNIKNGSYLRYDNIDFTDVNSLSLHMDFRNSSLVGGNVQVRLDALDGEVIGEGPFQGENWEVINVPLNKSTGKHNFYLIFTNTQGNDEILGFLDWIEFNIDKN; encoded by the coding sequence TTGAAAACAATAAGGTCAGGAAATTGGATCAATAACAGCATAATTATGCTGTTATTGATTTTTAGTGTGGGATGTCAGCAGGAACAGGCTAGGAAAAAGCCAGCCGTATTAATCTTTAGCAAAACAGAAGGATACAGACATCAATCTATACCTAAGGGTATTGAAACTATCGAGAAATTAGCTCAGTCAATGGGTTATGAAACGGTAGCCACTGAAGATGCCGGCCTTATTTTCGAAGATACTTTAAAGGAATTCAGTGCGGTTGTATTCCTAAGTACTTCAGGTGATGTTTTAAATGATGTTCAGCAGGTTGATTTACAGAGGTTTATCCAGGCTGGGGGTGGCTTTCTGGGAGTACACGGAGCTTCTACCACTGAGTATAACTGGCCGTGGTACGAGCACCTGATAGGTGGATATTTTAAAGACCATCCGGAGGTGCAGAAAGCGACTGTCAAAAAGGTGTCAGGTCAGTCTATTCTTCCTGATTCAATTCCTGATCAATGGTCTGTTACTGACGAATGGTATAATTTCAAATCTCAGGACAGCACCATTAAAATTTTACTTACCCTGGATGAAAGCAGCTACAAAGGTGGATCGATGGGCAAAGACCATCCCATTACCTGGTATCATGAGTATGACGGCGGTAGAGCTTTTTACACAGCTTTAGGACATACTGACGAAGAGTTTAATAATAAAGAATTTAAAGCTATTCTAGCCGCAGGTTTAGAGTATGCTGTAGGAAATGAAAAGCTTGATTACAAGCAAGTGTCTTCTCCTCGTAAGCCTGAAGACAATCGATTTAGTAAACGCGTATTAGACTTTAATTTATACGAACCTACCGAGCTGGCAGTGCTGCCAGATAATCGCGTAATGTTTGTTCAAAGAAGAGGCGAAGTAAAACTATACAAGCCTGGCCATGACGGTACCAAGCAGATTGCCAAATTGGATGTATATCATGAAAATGAAGATGGTTTAATGGGGCTGGGAGTAGATCCAAATTTTGCCAAGAACCATTGGATTTATATGTATTATTCGCCTGCAGGCAGCGAGGCTGTAAACCGATTATCCAGGTTTACTATGAAAGGTGATGAAATACTCTTTGACACAGAAAAGATCATGCTATCTATTCCTGTGCAGCGAGAGGAATGTTGTCACACCGGAGGCTCCATTGCTTTCGGACCTGATGGAAACCTTTTCCTTTCTACTGGAGATAACTCCAATCCATTTGATTCTGAGGGTTTTAACCCAATTGATGAGCGCGAGGGCAGAAGTGCCTGGGATGCTCAAAAGTCATCAGCTAATACTAATGATCTTCGTGGTAAGATCTTAAGAATTCACCCTGAAGATGATGGAACCTACACTATTCCCGAAGGTAATTTATTCCCGAAAGGTACCCCGAAGACCAGGCCTGAAATCTATGTGATGGGTAATCGTAATCCATACAGAATAGCGGTAGATCAAAAGAACGGAACACTTTATTGGGGTGAAGTAGGACCAGATGCTGGTGAAACTGACAGCCTACGCGGTCCTCGTGGTCATGATGAGATCAACAGAGCACCAAAGGCTGGTTTTTATGGTTGGCCATACTTTGTGGGCGATAATAAACCTTATAGACATTATGATTTCACAACTCAGGAGCCCAATGCTTTCTTTGATGTGAATCATCCGGTAAATACATCGCCTAATAATACCGGCTTGAAAGACCTTCCTCCAGCTCAGCCCGCGCTAATCTGGTATCCTTATGCCGCTTCTCCTGAATTTCCTATCGTAGGTTCAGGTGGTAGAAATGCTATGGCAGGTACGGTTTATTACAGTGATCTGTACAAGGACAGTCCATATAAATTCCCAGATTATTATGATGATAAGTTGATTATCTATGACTGGATTCGTAACTGGGTTTTGGCGGTAACGCTAAATGAAAAAGGTGAAATAGTAAGCATAGAGCAGCTTCTCACCAACATGAAGTTCAGTAACATGATGGATATGGCCTTTTCTGATGATGGAGTAATGTACTGTCTTGAATATGGTAAGGGCTGGTTCCAGCAAAATATAGATGCCAGACTATGCAGAATTGATTATAATGCCGGAAACAGAAGGCCGATAATTGAAGTTTCGGAAGGTGCTTCTGTTGGTAGAGCGCCACTTACAGTTGATTTTTCAGCTAAAGAATCATATGATCCTGATCGAGATCCAATAAAATTCAAATGGTTGGTTAACAATCAGAAGAGAGCAGATGGACCAGACTTTAAATATACTTTCGAAGAACCAGGCGAATATTTCGTGAACCTTATTGTAACTGATGATAATGGAGGTTATTCTGAAGAGAAAAGGCTGGTAAGCGTTGGTAATGAGCCGCCAAAAGTAGAAATAGATATTGCTGGTAACAGCAGCTTTTTCTGGCCTGGAAGAAACGTAAAATACACCGTGAAGGTATCTGACTTTGAAGACGGAAGCACCGATAATACTATTGCTTCCAGTGAAGTACGTGTAAGAAGAAACTACCTGGAGAAAGGTCTTGATTTCACAGAAGTTAGCCAGGGGCATCAATTGCCTGCCACTGCTGATTTGGGTGAATCACTGATCTCTGATAGTGACTGTAGCTCATGTCATAAAGTAGATGGAGAATCCATTGGTCCTTCATTTAAACGTGTGGCAGAGAAATACAAGGAAGATCCAGGAGCAACCACCTATTTGGCCAACAAGATTATTAAAGGTGGTGGTGGTGTTTGGGGCGAGCAGGCTATGTCAGCCCACCCTTCGTTAGACCCTGATGATGTGGCTAAAATGGTTAAATACGTCATGTCGCTGTCTAGTTCTAAACCTAAGGAGCCAGGCTTGCCATTGGTGGGTACGTTTAAGACTTCAGATCCTAAACCCGATAATCATGAAGCCATGTATATCTTATCTGCCAGCTATGTAGATAAGGGCGCAGATGTAGGTCGTTTGCAAACAGTGGAGCAAGTGATATTACGAGATGTTCAGATGGAAGCAGGCCATTACAGTGAGGCTCATGAAGTATCAGAGTTTAGCCAGAGTAATGGAAACGTCATCATTAGCAATATTAAAAATGGCTCTTATCTTCGCTATGATAATATTGATTTTACTGATGTTAATTCACTGTCACTCCACATGGACTTTAGAAACAGCAGCCTTGTTGGAGGTAATGTACAGGTGAGACTTGATGCATTGGATGGTGAAGTAATAGGAGAGGGGCCTTTCCAGGGTGAAAACTGGGAGGTAATTAATGTTCCTTTGAATAAGTCTACAGGAAAGCATAACTTCTACCTGATATTCACTAACACCCAGGGAAATGACGAAATTTTAGGCTTCCTTGACTGGATTGAATTTAATATAGATAAAAACTAA